The nucleotide sequence tacacacacaaaacacaatgaacacAGACCCCTTAGTTGTCTGGAcgtcacagagatacacacacaaaacacaatgaacacAGACCCCTTAGTTGTCTGGACGTCACAgagataaataaacaaataaaacacAATGAACACAGACCCCTTAGTTGTCTGGAcgtcacagagatacacacacaaaacacaatgaacacAGACCCCTTAGTTGTCTGGActtcacagagatacacacacaaaacacaatgaacacAGACCTCTTAGTTGTCTGGActtcacagagatacacacacaaaacacaatgaacacagatgcaatgtatttattttttgaaacaaATGTTTTCCATTGTAATTTGTGTAAACAACATGTAGGCTACAGCACAGTGTTTCTGATATATTGCGATATGATATCGATATTTAACAGGAAAAATGCAACCGATATCAATGTGGATTATCCATGTCGGTACTCATCACTAGTATACAGTGTGTATGAACCACATCTCAATGTCTAACAAATAAtggacagtatattttacaacTGTTGAATTGTTAGAAGGTGCATCTCTTTacgttctctctcttctcaccccCTCTTCTtttcctctcagatggagacagcAAGCCCAAGAAGAAAGAGGGGGATGTGAAGGGGAAggggaagaagaaaaagaagaagagggggagtgaCAGCGAGGCTAATGAGGACAGTGACGATGGAGACTTTGAGGGCCTGGAGGTGGACTACATGTCAGATGAGAGCAGGTGAGAcactcacagatacacacacacatacagactcacagatacacacacagactcacagatacacacacagactcacagatacacacacagactcacagatacacacacagtctcacagatacacacacagactcacagatacacacacacatacagtgcattcggaaagtattcagaccctttgacttttcgcacattttgttaggttacagccttattctaaaatggattaaataaataaaaaagtcctcatcagtctacacccaataccccataatgacaaagcgaaaagtttttttagaaatgtttgcataattattaaatataaaaaactgaaatacttagtattcagagcctttgctatgaaactcaaaattgagctcaggtgcatcctgtttccattgatcattttatttaacattttatttaaccaggcaagttagttaagaacaaattcttatttacaatgacggcctactccggccaaacccagacgatgctgggccaattgtgcgccgccctatgggactcccaatcacggctggttgtgatacagcccggaatcgaaccagggtctgtagtaatgcctctagcacagagatgcagtgccttagaccggtgcgccactcaggagcctctcaagagcctctcaagctctgtcagattggatggggagcgtcgcttcacagccattttcaggtctccagagatgttcatccttgatgtttctacaacttgattggagtccacctgtggtaaattcaatcaattggacatgatttggaaaggcacacgcctgtctatgtaaggtcccacagttgatggcgcatgtcagagcaaataccaagccatgaggttgaaggaattgtccttagagctccgagacaggattgtgtcgaggcacagattttgggaagggtaccaaaaaatgtctgaggcattgaatgtccccaagaacaaagtgacctccatcattcttaaatggaataagtttggaactaccaagactcttcctagagctggccgcccggccaaactgagcagatcttggtcagggagttgactaagaacccaatggtcactctgaaagagctcttgagttcctctgtggagtttactaaaaggcacctaaaggaatcccagaccatgagaaacaatattctctggtctgatgaaaccaagattgaactctttggcctgaatgccaagcgtcacatctggaggaaacctggcatcatccctacggtgaagcatggtggtggcagcatcatgcggtgcgggatgtttttcagcggcagggactgggagactagtctgtatcgagggaaagatgacctgagcacagagagatccttgatgaaaacctgctccagagcgctcaggacctcagactggtgcgacggttcaacttccaacaggacaacaaccctaagcacacagccaagacgacgcaggagtggcttcaggacaagtctctgaatgtccttgagtggcccagccaaagcccggacttgaacccgatcaaacatctctggagagacctgaaattagctgtgAAGTGACGCTccgcatccaacctgacagagcttgagaggatctgcagagaagaatgggaaactcctcaaatacaggtgttgtagcatcatacccaagaagacttgaggctgtaatcgctgccaaaggtgcttcaacaaaatactgagtaaagggtctgaatacatatgtaaatgtgatatttcaggaattttattttatgaaatttctaaaaacctgtttttgctttgtcattatggagttttgtgtagattaatgagggggggaaacgatttaatcaccccttttgatccattttagaataagactgtaacgtaataaaatgtggagaaagtcaaggggtctgaatactttccgaatgcactgtacaccagAACTTCTATTGACAGCTGTAGGGTCACACACCAGAGACACTTGTAGAGccatacacacaaacacttccTGCAACCTCTCGTTTATTTTCTCACATCTGTTTCTCTTTCATCCTttcctcgctctctcgctccttACTCCCTTGATCCTGCAGTTCAGAGGAAGAGGCCGGCGAAGAGAAGGCCAAGTCCAATAAAGAGGCCGTTCCCAAAGGTCAGAGGGCACCCCCATGGCAACAATACAACGTGTTCATGTGTGTGAATTCTAAGAACTTTAACTCTGTTCACAGGAATCGACGAGGCATctgagagtgaggaagagagcgaggaggagaaacagaacgaggaagaggggaaagaggaggaggaggaagaagaagggaaGAAGACCCCAGTCCAGACGAAGAAGAAGAGAGGTAGCAGTTTTTCTTCTTTAGAATCTTTACTGATCAGGTATCACAAGGAAGTGGCAAGATTGAACCCACGGAAATATACTGTGTTTTTGTTGAAGGGGGCTATTATGTGATAatgttgtgtgtgtttcagaCAGCAGCGGTGAGTCAGACACTTCGGAGGACAGCGACATCGATGGAGAGGCAGCCTCCGCTCTCTtcatggtggtgtgtgtgtgtgagagtgttagTTTGTGTGTGGTCCCTTTTGTAGTGCCACTGTTCAATGTCAACCCCGCTTTCCCTGTCTTTCTCGCAGAGATGGAGTCTTGATATCGTGTTCTTGATCTGGGTTACGGTGCCCAAGATCTGGGGCTTTTCTAAAAGTCTTGAACAAGACTCTGGTAGTTGATGAACCTGATACCATATTTTGTAGTTTCTATGTGGCACAAAAGGGGTGACACACCACACAATTCCCAGGGTATCTTGCTTCCCTAGTGTGGCAGCAGTGTGGGCACAAAAACGggcctttttaaccctttgatgTGGTTGGTGTTGGTCTGGCTCTCTATCTTGGTTTTCCGCATTTCAACTGGTCTTGGTGTGATAATGGTCTGCAAACACTGGGTCTTTCTTGGTCTGGATCTTGAGAGGTTGAGTGACTCTCGTGGACTTTGCTCTTGACTACCACTCTTGACATTCCCCATTTCCTCGCTATCCCCCCCAGAAGAAGCGTACTCCTCCTAAGCGCGGTGGTGGGCGTGGCTCTGGAGGCAGCTCCAGGACTGGCAGTCGCCCTGGAACACCGTCCATAGACTCCGCCTCCACCTCCAACACACTCCGAGCCGCCGCTAGCAAACTGGAGCAAggtacacacacgcatgcactcacacacacattttcacagATGGGAAATAGATATTTATATTTAATCTTTTCATCTATATTTACATATTCACAGGATCTGAACGTCTTATTTTGTTTGTGGTACCTTAATGTGTGTGTGACCTCAGCACTGCATGCTAACTCTTCTTGATTGAACAATAAAGGGTTGTTAACTGTCTCCGTcaccctgctccctccctctctcccctcacagGTAAGAGACATGTGGTGGGTGGTAGCTCTGAGTCTCCAGCTGCCAAGAGGCTGAAGATGGAGTCCAGCAGTACAGCTGTCACCACCCAGAGTCCTGCCCCCTCAGGGAAGAGCACGCCACAGCCCCCCTCAGGGAAGAGCACGCCACAGCCCCCCTCAGGCAAATCAACCCCCAGTTCCAGGTATATTCCTCCTCTTCAATCTCTCCTGTTTGTTCACTTTTCTCACCCTTACCCTCTTTCTAGCTCACACACACTCTcgttctgtctccctcttttctctgtcctctcccaCAAGCACTGTCCTCcttcttattctctccccctgtTTTTTTTGTCCcactctccatcctccctctccacAGTGACGTTCAGCTGACGGAGGAGGCGGTGCGCCGCTACCTGATCCGGAAGCCCATGACCACCAAGGACCTGCTGAAGAAGTTCCAGACCAAGAGGACTGGCCTGAGCAGCGAGCAGACGGTCAACGTCCTGGCCCAGATCCTCAAACGCCTCAACCCCGAGAGGAAGAACGTCAACGACAAGATGCACTTCTACCTCACCGAGTAAACCGGgctcgtgttcattagggcatgcgtTTTTAAAATGGAAAATGAGTCCAAGTTCCTCTTTCATGCcctttggtgcctaatgaacgcgacccagggaggaggaggtgaataggagaggaagagcatgagatgctcctcattaattgagcagcggaaggaggagaaggataGAACAGGGTCCTTGGAAGAGTGGAATAAGGTAGAAAAGAAAAGTGTTATGCAACTGTGATTTGAGATGCGGTGTAAACTAGCTTCAATATCTGTCTCTAGAAATGGTTTGAAGTCAACTGTACCTGTGGCAGTCCTTTCAGGTCAAATAACTTACTCTTACAAGATAAAGGTTTATCAATGAATTAGGCAGATGTGAAGGTATCAATGAAAACATTCCGTGTAGATCTTGCCTGCCGACTCATCTCCCACCACAAACCACTGGATTCAACAAGACAAGTGTGGGTTATTTTGTACGACTTGCCGTATCTCCCCAGGCCTCTATTTCTCATTTTAGAATGGtcttttttgtttattttcatttgTAATAAAAACCCTGCTATTGCTGTGGCTGGTCTCCTTGTCATGTTTCTGGTTGGTTTGCATAATTAGAAGCAGAACACTGGACAATGATGTCAAACATCTTAAGGCTTTTCAATGAAGACACACTAATAATCTTTGAGGTTCTGCCAGGAGTCTACTGTGCTTTTCTACTGTACATTGGAAATGAACTTTGCAGCAACTGTTGTGTATGTACTTACTTGGATAAGAGTAGTGTGTACTTCAATGACAGTCTACTGTTGGCCTGTACTACTTCATGCCATGGTGAAGTGGTTGTGTAGTAGAGAAACCATGTTAAGCAGAAGTCATTCCTCATTATTCAGCATGACATGACAGGTGTAGGCTTATTAATGTTACACCTGCTTCTTCCTCTCCTGAGGAAAATGACTTGATGTGCCAAGTAGAGTAAAATATACTGATGGCACATCTGCCCGTTTATTAATGGAGCGATTACTGGCAGATCCCAAATGATCTTGGTCTTGTCACTGTTATCGTCAAACTTTGTAGACATTTGAAACTGTCGTGTGACTCCTAAAAACCTGCTTCTTCCTGTCCTGTTTCTACTATttattgattttattttttacagtgaGGTGGAGCGACAGTGATGTCCTAATTCTCAAGATTCTTCAGGAAGTTGactttatattagtgtctgatgGCTCTACATAGGTTGCCCTATTCTTTGTTCATCCCAGATAAATCACATGGGGTGTCTATCTTCTTTTAACACAAACCAGTATTATGATCTGCAGTGTCTGGACCGAGGCCAGTGAATGATGAGAAACAGTTGGCTCCAATGTTTAGATCCAGGCTACTTTACTGTGGGCTTCTAGTTGTTTTGCAGTGAGAAAACATGTCATACAGTATCACTCTCAACGACTGACACCTCATTCTTACAGCAAGGAAAAGCCCATTCATATTTTTGTCAATATTCAATCACAAATAGATCATACACTTCAACTATATATTTTAGatattaaaataaaaataatgtgaTGTATTTGAGTGTAAACACATTACCCTGCAGTATTGCTCATAGTAACTGGTAGTCATACTGTAGGTGATCAGGTGGCTGGACCAGTTCAGCCACCATCAGGGAAGGACACGTAATGGCGGACATAATCAGGGATTGACCTTAAGGGTTGCCCTATTGCCTGGAGCAATTGAGCTGAGCAGTCGGGCAAGTTGAACCTGCTCTGGGGTTTCCCCAGGTGATTTTTCTGGTTCCTCCCCATTGTTTAAGTGATTGACGGACAATTTATGGCATCCAGACAAGTTAAACCTGCTCTGTGGTTGCCCCATTAGGCAGGGGATTTTTAAAACTGAATTTCAGTAGCCTAACATAGGGGCTACACTTAAAAAATGTTGGTCCTGCTACACAGGAAGCATAACTTTTGGTCAGGGCGAGCAGAACACCAGACAATACTATACCCTATTGCTCTCGGTTGTGAGCTGTGCGTCTAAATCTAAGTCTCCCAGAGCCGGTATGCTTACAACCAGGTTGTAGAAGGGTCGCATGCTCTGCAAAAGTTACGCATCCAAACTGATTGTTTTGCTTCctagcatgctagcagacacCCATAAACTTCCaatcattgcgctaacgctagttagcattggctcacaaaactacctctaagttccttcatactggacatagagacatacaaatggtatccaggAGTTCAacagactctggggaagtagataacgggcctcattgccaaaatcccaaagtatccatTTAAGTGACAATTTTGCTTGTAAACAACTACTTTAACATTTTCTGTCAAGTGACTGTAATCATCAGGCAACCAACAAAAAATACTGCTGTCCAATGGGCAAGAGCCTTTCAAACCTTAATGTCAATCCCTGACATCAACGGTGCAAATAGAGGAGAAAGGATCCAAAATGGTTTCCAGACAGTTCTGGGGAGAACAACAAGGTGGGGTATTGTGAGTGCAGAAATTGTGAGTGCTGTGTGCTTTTACTTCATGCCCACTGATCTGACAGAACTTAACCGGCCATATGGTGAAACCTATCCAGAACTTTCACTTATCAGTTGACATGAAGGCAAGGACACAAGACTAGGAAGGCACAGTAGTAGTATTGGGACGTAGCCCTCGTCTTTTTCATTAAACAATATTCATGTCTCGATCTTCATGTTCGGGCTATGTCGTAGTTGTTCACGAACCAATCACAGGTCTTCTTGATACCTGTAGGGGAGGAGAGACACAGTCAGTCATTTTGGATACTGTCCATTTTGGAAGAGTGGTTTAATCACTGTGAACGTTCCTTTCATCATAATCATAAAATGACCAATAACCAGATAGGTATCAAATATCATGCTGTAATGCGTCTGTGTTATTTACAAGGCAACTAATTCCAACTACAATATTGAGTTGTTTTCTGGACAGGAAATACAACCCTCAATATTTGGATCTCGGACCTTCAGAGAGCGGCGTGAAGGTGAAGTCAGGGAGGTAGCGTCGCAGCTTGGCGTTGCTGGCCGTCTTCTTCATCTGACCGTCTGACTTGCTGGTGTCGAACTGATGTCATAGGTCAAGGGCCACAAAAGGCAAAGCACAGGGAGATGGCATAGTTACAGTGCAACGGATATGGGGGGGTAGCCAGTCCGAGTGGGCTTTTAATGTACTACATCTGTACGTCTGTCAGTCCAACAGGTGTAATGAACCTCTACATGTGGTTGCTGGTGTTGTACTAAGGATTCTACTAGATTGGttctagacactgatctaaggtcaaaTTTGaataatggttaaggtaaggaatTGGGGAAGAtacgctgatcctagatctgtgcctagggGCAACTCCTATCAGGCGTACACAGCCTGTGGAAGGATACAACTATTTGACCTTTGAAGTCCAGGGCATCTGCAATCATCTCTACGGCGTCCTTGATGGggagctcctcctcctcccccactgTGAGATACAAGGGTCAAAGGAGCTTGGTCCAGTTACATATGGTACACACACATATTGActgatatcacacacacacacacacaccccatgttGGACTCACCAGAGAGAATGATGGGGTCAATCTCATCATACTCCCGCAGCACCCAGAGGAACAGACGTGCTACATcctgagaaaacacacacacagatttaatgtacacacacatatcTGACATTGTGCGTGCGtgtcagtgcacacacacacacacacatgcacacgcacacgcacacgcacacacagtaatTCACTAAACATACCAGAGAGTAGATGAATTGTCTCCTGGGTGTTCCGGAGCCCCACACCTGTAGCGGGGTTCCCTCCTCTGTTACAAGGAGAGTAGAAAGGAGTAAGTgtttgtatctgtctgtctgtctgtgtgtgtgtgtgtcaaatcaaatcaaattgtattggtcacatacacatggttagcagatcttaatgcgagtgtagcgaaatgcttgtgcttctagttctgacagcgcagtaatatctaacaagtaatctaacaaattcacaacaactaccttatacacacaagtgtaaaggaatgaataagaatatgtacatataaatatatggatgagcgatggcagtgcggcataggcaagatgcagtagatggtatagaatacaatatatacatatgtgatgagtaatgtaggatatgtagacattattaaagtggcgttatttaaagtgactagtgatacctttatcaaatccatttattaaagtggccagtgatttgagtctgagcagcctctctatgttagtgaatgctgtttaacagtctgatggccttgagatagaagctgtttttcagtctctctgtcccagctttgatgcacctttactgacctcgccttctggatgatagcggggtgaacaggcagtggctcggatggttgatgtccttttttgtcttcctgtgtaggtgtagggtgtgtgtgtgtgtgtgtgttattgtgagtGTTACTTACTTTTAGCAGCATATGTCTTATGCATGAGTGCCGAGAGCACGTGACCATTTTCAAAGTTGAAGTTGTCATAGGGACCATACACGTTAGTCGGGATTACTGCGGTGTAGCGGCGCCCATGCTGCGCAAAGTATCCCCTGTTGTCAATCaagtccccacacacacacacacacacacacacacacacacacacacaatcatgttGTGGTTAGAACATTAATGACCCACTCCagctatttttttaaacaatattcTAAGTACACATACAATACAAGGTACAAACCCTGAAGGgtataattttttgttgttgttgacaaatagttttttttttttacacaattgCGAAATTCAAGGAGTTGGCAATTCAAGGGGTTAGTCTGATGGATGCATACCGATGTCATCGGCCTTCCTTCTTGCTTCCCAGAACAATAGCAGAGCAATAgaggttccttggaagttgtgggaacatatgtttttggtttcccattggttctgggaacaaaAGCCTAAGTTTCCTGACCGGTGAAGCTGACTTTTTTTACGTTCTGAGAACATTCATTTTTTGGTTGCAGGgacgttctgagaacgttttacaatgattccctgaaagttttcctggaaGGTTTTATTAATGTTCTGATAatgaaattataggttatttgaaggtaattaaataacgttctgagaacatgtttcaataagacttttaataacactgctagcttaggttAACTGTCTTGAACATCAAGCACAGATGGGACACATGGAAATGAAattgcttaggcattaatcatgcaaacacatctCTTTTTTTATTGTCACAAGGAGCCTATAAGATTTGAACCTTTGATCTTCTGTTTGCTACCCATGGAATcagtccactgcgccaccaggttgaagctagcatgccatgttttgtAACTTATACAAAGCTGtgtattttagtctattcaaacagaccccatttcaaaggaaacaagcactcataaagatcaggtgtggccaattagtgggtgtGGCCACTTCCTGAActcacttaacaagatagaggatagagagagttttgttgatgctgagaacggaatgtatatgttaataaataaacattttagaacgctcttgttgttttaatggaaagttttcttaatgttctgagaatattactaaatagaaccacgaggaaacctgtaggaaacgttacgCTGAAAttctgaaattcccacagaagaacgttgtttcttaacttTCTGAGAGCataactttaaatagaaccacgaggaaacctgtaggaaatgttatgctaaagtactgaaattcccacataAGAAAcacatggttctcagaacattatgtgcgaGCTGGGCTGTGCCATATAATGAAGGGCCTGCACCAGCTACTGAAATGCATCTTTTGTTAAGTTCATCAGGTGATAAATGAGGTGCTAGGGAGGCTGGAGTGGGTCTTTCAACTGTGTGCTAATGTACCTGCTCAGGTAACAGATTAGTCACCAGCTCACCTGTTCTGAATATCAATCATTCTTTTGGCATGTGAGTAGCCAAAGTTTGAGTCGTGTGGAGGCCCATTGTGGATCTGTGGGAAGGGGAAGAAAGCATGAGTGATCATACACCAGCTTTTATTAAAAATCACAGTTTGGAGGGCCAGAGGTTCCCAAACATACAGTAGTTCTACTGTCACTTGGCACATACTAGGCTgagtcccaagtggcaccctaaaCTGTTGAActcctacttttgaccagggtcattATGGCTCTGGTTAAAAAtaatgtactatatagggaattgggtgccatttgatGCCACCATAGTATTTTAGTATTAAGGTTAAACACAACATGCTCTCATTGATATGGTCTTACTGGTTGTTCAACTAACCATGCTCTCATCGATAGGGTATGTGGTCTTGTCAGGAAAGATGCAGCTGGACAGACAGGACACCACCTTGGTGACGCCCCTTTCGTGAGACGTCTGCAGCACGTTGTCATTGATGCGAAGGTTGTCCCTCTGTGAAGGCAAAACACTGTGGTCTCAATTCAATAAAACCTGTATTGCGGCTTTACACAATAACTTGTTTTTACACAAATTAATTCAAAGAATGCATTTGGAGACAGTGATAAGAAGCTCCCCTGTAAACACTCCTCACTAACACTCAGCCCGTGACGAGCACGCGCATCGGCTCAGCCTTCGTCTGCGAAACCATCTCTCATTCTGATCAAAGAATGCTAACTTTTATTTTAACATACTGTTATTACGCTttagcccgtcattgtaaatacgaatttgttcttaactaacttgcctagttaaataaagattacattAAAAAATAGAATAATAAACAGATGGATTAATACCCTTTTGGAATTAAGATGAATACATTTGCCAACAAAGTCACTTTGCAAACTTCGCTTTGACAAGTTCAATTGAATTTCAGCCTAAGTAGTTGCCCAGCCAGGTGAACATTTACATTCAGGTCATTTAGCAGAATATCTTTTCCAGAGCTGCTTCCAGACGGTGCATTCAACCGgtagctacagtggggcaaaaaagtatttagtcagccaccaattgtgcaagttc is from Salvelinus namaycush isolate Seneca chromosome 41, SaNama_1.0, whole genome shotgun sequence and encodes:
- the LOC120034409 gene encoding general transcription factor IIF subunit 1-like isoform X1, whose product is MASLGGSSSSSTEYIVRVPKNTSKKYSIMAFNSGDKVNCSSWTQARMERDMSNRRMYGVEETEEGAAGSEFGKKQREEARRKKFGIVTREFKVEDQPWILKVNGKAGKRFKGTKKGGVTENASYYIFTQCPDGAFEAFPVNGWYNFVPQAKHRTLTAEEAEEEWGRRNKVVNHFSIMLQRRLREQERGPDDDDEEGEKGGKKKKKKGGRGGDLRIHDLEDDLELSSDESDSSGGEDGDSKPKKKEGDVKGKGKKKKKKRGSDSEANEDSDDGDFEGLEVDYMSDESSSEEEAGEEKAKSNKEAVPKGIDEASESEEESEEEKQNEEEGKEEEEEEEGKKTPVQTKKKRDSSGESDTSEDSDIDGEAASALFMVKKRTPPKRGGGRGSGGSSRTGSRPGTPSIDSASTSNTLRAAASKLEQGKRHVVGGSSESPAAKRLKMESSSTAVTTQSPAPSGKSTPQPPSGKSTPQPPSGKSTPSSSDVQLTEEAVRRYLIRKPMTTKDLLKKFQTKRTGLSSEQTVNVLAQILKRLNPERKNVNDKMHFYLTE
- the LOC120034606 gene encoding GDP-L-fucose synthase-like, which produces MDSQTKAEPMRVLVTGGSGLVGKAIEHVVKQEGGCLEGEQWTFLSSKEANLVDLQQTRAVFEKYRPTHVIHLAAKVGGLYLHMKENLHFLRDNLRINDNVLQTSHERGVTKVVSCLSSCIFPDKTTYPIDESMIHNGPPHDSNFGYSHAKRMIDIQNRGYFAQHGRRYTAVIPTNVYGPYDNFNFENGHVLSALMHKTYAAKKEGTPLQVWGSGTPRRQFIYSLDVARLFLWVLREYDEIDPIILSVGEEEELPIKDAVEMIADALDFKGQIVFDTSKSDGQMKKTASNAKLRRYLPDFTFTPLSEGIKKTCDWFVNNYDIART
- the LOC120034409 gene encoding general transcription factor IIF subunit 1-like isoform X3, translated to MASLGGSSSSSTEYIVRVPKNTSKKYSIMAFNSGDKVNCSSWTQARMERDMSNRRMYGVEETEEGAAGSEFGKKQREEARRKKFGIVTREFKVEDQPWILKVNGKAGKRFKGTKKGGVTENASYYIFTQCPDGAFEAFPVNGWYNFVPQAKHRTLTAEEAEEEWGRRNKVVNHFSIMLQRRLREQERGPDDDDEEGEKGGKKKKKKGGRGGDLRIHDLEDDLELSSDESDSSGGEDGDSKPKKKEGDVKGKGKKKKKKRGSDSEANEDSDDGDFEGLEVDYMSDESSSEEEAGEEKAKSNKEAVPKGIDEASESEEESEEEKQNEEEGKEEEEEEEGKKTPVQTKKKRDSSGESDTSEDSDIDGEAASALFMKKRTPPKRGGGRGSGGSSRTGSRPGTPSIDSASTSNTLRAAASKLEQGKRHVVGGSSESPAAKRLKMESSSTAVTTQSPAPSGKSTPQPPSGKSTPQPPSGKSTPSSSDVQLTEEAVRRYLIRKPMTTKDLLKKFQTKRTGLSSEQTVNVLAQILKRLNPERKNVNDKMHFYLTE
- the LOC120034409 gene encoding general transcription factor IIF subunit 1-like isoform X2 — encoded protein: MASLGGSSSSSTEYIVRVPKNTSKKYSIMAFNSGDKVNCSSWTQARMERDMSNRRMYGVEETEEGAAGSEFGKKQREEARRKKFGIVTREFKVEDQPWILKVNGKAGKRFKGTKKGGVTENASYYIFTQCPDGAFEAFPVNGWYNFVPQAKHRTLTAEEAEEEWGRRNKVVNHFSIMLQRRLREQERGPDDDDEEGEKGGKKKKKKGGRGGDLRIHDLEDDLELSSDESDSSGGEDGDSKPKKKEGDVKGKGKKKKKKRGSDSEANEDSDDGDFEGLEVDYMSDESSSEEEAGEEKAKSNKEAVPKGIDEASESEEESEEEKQNEEEGKEEEEEEEGKKTPVQTKKKRDSSGESDTSEDSDIDGEAASALFMVKRTPPKRGGGRGSGGSSRTGSRPGTPSIDSASTSNTLRAAASKLEQGKRHVVGGSSESPAAKRLKMESSSTAVTTQSPAPSGKSTPQPPSGKSTPQPPSGKSTPSSSDVQLTEEAVRRYLIRKPMTTKDLLKKFQTKRTGLSSEQTVNVLAQILKRLNPERKNVNDKMHFYLTE
- the LOC120034409 gene encoding general transcription factor IIF subunit 1-like isoform X4; translation: MASLGGSSSSSTEYIVRVPKNTSKKYSIMAFNSGDKVNCSSWTQARMERDMSNRRMYGVEETEEGAAGSEFGKKQREEARRKKFGIVTREFKVEDQPWILKVNGKAGKRFKGTKKGGVTENASYYIFTQCPDGAFEAFPVNGWYNFVPQAKHRTLTAEEAEEEWGRRNKVVNHFSIMLQRRLREQERGPDDDDEEGEKGGKKKKKKGGRGGDLRIHDLEDDLELSSDESDSSGGEDGDSKPKKKEGDVKGKGKKKKKKRGSDSEANEDSDDGDFEGLEVDYMSDESSSEEEAGEEKAKSNKEAVPKGIDEASESEEESEEEKQNEEEGKEEEEEEEGKKTPVQTKKKRDSSGESDTSEDSDIDGEAASALFMKRTPPKRGGGRGSGGSSRTGSRPGTPSIDSASTSNTLRAAASKLEQGKRHVVGGSSESPAAKRLKMESSSTAVTTQSPAPSGKSTPQPPSGKSTPQPPSGKSTPSSSDVQLTEEAVRRYLIRKPMTTKDLLKKFQTKRTGLSSEQTVNVLAQILKRLNPERKNVNDKMHFYLTE